TGAGCTTCCGGATGGCACCCATAACGACTTTCCGGTCTGACCTCCCTCCGCTTTAGCTGTAGCGTCTTAAGCGAACCAAGGGCGCTGAATCACCTCGCAATTGAAGTGCATATGTACTAGCTGCTGGCGAAGATATCCTCTACGCTCTCGGCATCGAGAATTCGGTCAAGCCACACCTCCAACTCCTCGAATTCAGCATGCTCCACCGAGCACGCGATGCCTCCTTAGTTGCCGGGCCAAACTTGCGCTCGATCAAACGTAGGAGTGTCTCGGCCGCATGCTCCTGACGGCCCTCCTGACGGCCCTTTTTGATTCCGGCACGCTCAAAACTCGTCACATATGGCATCTGGTAATCCTCCTCCAATTCATGGGCCTCGGTGATAAACGCCTCCTCCAGATCCTCAGGCAACTGTATCAACCAGTCGATGAGACGCATAAGCTCCTTAGTCTCATCCTTACTGTAGCCACGCTCGAGCAGCATGCGGGTCAGCCCCAGCTTGACTTCTTTGCGCTGGTGCGGATCGTGCTCGTTCTTCGCGGCCAGCTGGGCTAGAACCACACATGCAAGAAAGACAAGCCGCTAGGGAGAGGGCGATGTCGACAGCGTTGCGGTGGCCGCCCACAAGGCCACCTCAGGATGCCCCGCACAACGCCTCCGGCGGCTCGAAGCCGATATCATCCGGTTGCCGGCTCGCGGCGAAGAAGTCCCGATACCACCGCACCGTGCGCTCGACGCCCTCGCGCCAGGGCACCTGCGGCTCGTAGCCGAGCTCCTCCCGGCACTTGGTCAGATCCGGGCAGCGGCACCGTCTCCGGTGTCGGGATTGACGCATCGAATAGATCCATGGTGGCGGCGCAGTTATCGCTGCCGGAGGTGATGACCATCCGGCCAACTCAGCGCGTTGGAGCACGCTTCGGCGGAGCCAGACCGCCGCACTCTGTTAACGCGCGGCTTATGGCTGGCGTTATGTGCGGTTGATACCCGTGGCGTTACAGGTTACACTTAAGGCATGATTCGAAGCTCCAAGCACAAGGGCTTGGCCGATGTTGATGCACAATCCCCCCCACCCTGGTGCAGTGTTGCGTGAGCTTTGTCTAGAGCCCATGGGCCTCTCTGTAACGGCCGCTGCAGAAGCTTTGGGAGTAAGTCGAAAAACCTTGAGTGCTGTGTTGAACGGCAAAGCTGGCATTAGTCCAGAGATGGCCATTCGGCTTTCTATTGCGTTTGATACTTCGGCAGAGAGTTGGCTGAACCAGCAGTCCCAGTATGAGCTCTGGCATGCTGAGCAGCATCGTAAAGAGCTCAAGGTAAAGAAGCTTGTCGCCGCCTGACTCAACATCCTCACTGCAGCCACGTTCGAGCAGCATGCGGGTCAGCCCCAGCTTAACTTCTTTGCGCTGGTGCGGATCGTGCTCGTTCTTCGCGGCCAGCTGGGCTAGAACCACACAGGCAAGAAAGAGAGGCCGCTAGGGAGAGGACGATGTCGACAGCGTGGCGGTGGCCGCATAAAAGACCACCTCTCACTTAAAGGAGGCCATCAAGCCGCCAAGGATTGATGATTTTCAGGCCGCTTCCAGAGAAATCAGACTCGTTGCGAGTAGCGACTGCCATGCCGTTACGACGGGCTATGGCGGCGATTTGCCCATCCGGGGCCGATAGAGGACGGCCGCTCCGGCGTCGAGATGCCATTATGAGCCCGTAATAACGGGCAGACGCCTCATCAAAGTCGAGGACGCGTTGTGCGAAGGCCTTGTGGATGAAGGTCTCAAAGCGCGCGCGAAGGTCTTCACGGCGCTGACTCTCGGGCATGGCATGAAGGCCGTACTCGATCTCGGCGATGGTGATAGAGCTCACATATAGTGAACCGCCATCGGCTCTATTTACCCATTCGATTACTGCCGATTCCGGGTGCGGGCGCATCACCTCGGAGACAACATTTGTGTCAAGCAGGATCATCCTTTCGGCGTGACCGGGTCGTGAGGGTCATGGTGCGGAAGCTCCAGCTCCACACCGTGCGCGGGACCGAACGTAGTCCGGGCGAGATCGCCCAAGCGCTCTGGCCCCGACACGGCCGACTGCAGGATGCGCCTCACTTCCTCCTCCATAGATACGCCGTGTCGGTCGGCCCGGGCCCGCAGGAGCCGTAGCGTTTCCTCATCGAGACGGCGGACGCTGATGCTGCTCATAGCCTGCTTCCCCTTGATTTCCGGCTGCTAGCACATGATAGCAAAATGCTGAGCATAAGCCCAAAAGAATGCGGTCGGCTCGAGATGGACTAATCCCGTCAATACTGCGGGCA
This Halorhodospira halochloris DNA region includes the following protein-coding sequences:
- a CDS encoding HigA family addiction module antitoxin, which produces MLMHNPPHPGAVLRELCLEPMGLSVTAAAEALGVSRKTLSAVLNGKAGISPEMAIRLSIAFDTSAESWLNQQSQYELWHAEQHRKELKVKKLVAA
- a CDS encoding type II toxin-antitoxin system VapC family toxin; its protein translation is MILLDTNVVSEVMRPHPESAVIEWVNRADGGSLYVSSITIAEIEYGLHAMPESQRREDLRARFETFIHKAFAQRVLDFDEASARYYGLIMASRRRSGRPLSAPDGQIAAIARRNGMAVATRNESDFSGSGLKIINPWRLDGLL
- a CDS encoding FitA-like ribbon-helix-helix domain-containing protein, which encodes MSSISVRRLDEETLRLLRARADRHGVSMEEEVRRILQSAVSGPERLGDLARTTFGPAHGVELELPHHDPHDPVTPKG